TTCCCGCAGTTTGCGAGAAAGCGCGAGCATGAGCATGAAGGCGTGTTCGGCGACCGCGTCCTGGTTCGTGCCGGGCGCGTAACACACCGCGACGCCGTGATCGGTCGCAGCTTGTAGGTCCACCGCGTCGTACCCGACCCCCGCACGGGCGATGACCTTCAGGCCCGCGCCCGCGGCCGCGGCAATCACTTCCCGCGTGTAGGGTTCGCTGCCCGCGAGCGAGGCGACGCACCCCGGCAACTGGGCGAGCAGTTCCGCCACACTCATCTGTTGTTCGGTAAGAACGTTGTCGCGCGGCGGGTATTCAATAGTATATCCCGCTCCCCGAAGAATGGGGCCGTAGGTGAACTCGATCTCGCGGAGCGGGGCGGGAGCGACGAGGACGCGGCGACTCATGGGAGATTGCTTCGGGTTCAAAATTGGTGAGCCGGGTAGCGAAAGCAGAAGAGCCGGTACGGTCGAGTCGGTGAATGGAGCCGCAGTAATGTGGTTCCGAACCCCGTGTCTCCCGATACCCGGTACCCGGTGTTACGAGAAGGATACAGATTCGCGTCCGTGTTGTGAATGACGCGCCCGGAAACGAACCCGCGACTAGGACACGGTGTCCGTCCGCCAAGCCCCGGACCCACGGATTTGAAGGCTTTGTTAAGGTCGGGGCGGCGGGACGTTAGGATTAGGGAACAAAAGTAGGGGCTGGGGCGCGTTTAATGCGCCGCATTTTGTGAATCGAGGCCATGTTGCTTGACGCATGACACAACCCGGCTGATGATACATTTAGAAGGTGCGGACGTCCCGCACCGCGCATCAGCCGGCATGGCTCGGTCGACGAATCGACCCCGGAGGAAGGCCCACGACAACGGTGCATTTCACACCTGTTGGGACGCGGCACCCCGCCCCTCCGGAGGCAACACCCATGCCCTGAAGGAGGCCACTTGAACACCGCTACGTTGAACACGGTGAGCACGGTGCCCGCCCCACACTCCGCCCGCCCCATTAGCAGCGCCCTTCACCGGGCCTGCCTCGCGGCGAGAACCATCGCCGACAACAAGGGGCGCGACATCTTGGTGCTGGACCTCCGTCCCTGCACCCCTTTGTTCGATTACTTCATCATCGCCACCGGCGCCAGCCGCCGCCAGATTCACACTCTGGCCGAGGAAACGGACGCCGCCCTCCGCGCCGAAGGGGACACCCGCATCGGCATCGAAGGGTACGAGGCGAGTAAGTGGATCGTGCAGGACTACGGCGACATCATGATTCACGTGTTCGACCCCGACACCCGCGACTACTACAAGCTCGAAGAGCTGTGGGCGGACGCGATCAAGGTGGACTGGGAGAACGAAGACTAAACCCGCTACCGCTCACGGGATGTTCCCGTGAGCCTTCCTATAACGAACCTGTCGGCCGAACTGCGCCTCTAAGGGGTGTCGGTTTCGGCCGACAGTCGCTTTAGCCGAGACCCCCGGGCCGCTGAGATGAACCTGCTGACGCAAATCCGTTCGCTGTTCGAGCCGGCGCTGACCGCACTCGCGCCGGACCGAGCAAAGGTACCGGACCTGCTCGCCGCCATCAAACCGGCCTCGAACGCGGACCACGGCGACTACCAGGCGAACTGCGCGATGGCGCTGGCGAAGACTTTGAATCGCCCAAAAGAAGCGCAACAAGTCGCGAAAGAGATCATCGCCGCCCTTCCCGCCAACGACGTGTTAGAAGCTCCCACGGTCGCGGGTCCGGGGTTCATCAATCTGCGCCTGAAACCGGATTTCCTCGCCAAAGCGATTGCGGGAATCGCCACTGACGCGAAGCTCGGTGTTTCACTTGCGGTGAAATCGAAGAGGTTCGTAATCGACTACAGTTCGCCGAACGTGGCGAAACCGCTCCACGTCGGGCACCTCCGCAGCACGATCATCGGCGACGCACTTACTCGCGTCCTCCGGTTCCTCGGTCACACGGTCATCGCCGACAACCACCTCGGTGACTGGGGGACACAGTTCGGCATCCTGCTCTACGGATACCGCACGTTCCTCAACAAAGAGGCGTACAAAAAGAACCCCGTGCGCGAACTCGCGCGCCTGTACGTTCTCATCCGCAACCTCACGACGACCGTCGATATTTTGTCGCGCGGGTTCACGCACCACCGCGACGAGGCCGCGTTCCAGACGAACGCGGTCGCGGAACTGACGCGCGTGTACATCAACGGGCTGAAGCGCGCGAGTGATCCCGACGACTATGACGACGAGGGTGGGGCGAAAGGGCCGCCCGCTCCCAACCCAGTCGCGAACGCTTGTCGCGAGGAAACTGCAAAACTCCACACCGGCGACGCGGAGAACCTGAAACTGTGGCACGAGTTCATGCCGCCGTGCATGGAGGAGATCCACAAGGTTTACAGGAAGCTCGAAATCCTGCCGTTCGACCACGAGCACGGCGAGAGCTTCTACCAGCCCATGCTCACCGACGTGGTCGAATCGATCCAGGCCGCGGGGGTGTCGGAAGAGGGCGAGGGGGGATCGCTCATCATCCGCTTCGGGCCGGAGAACGTGTCTCTGATCCGCAAGCGCGACGGCGCGTTCACCTACACCACCACCGATCTCGCGACGGTCAAGTACCGCGCCGAGACGTTCAAGCCGGATGTGGCGCTGTACGTCGTGGACTTCCGCCAGGGACAGCACTTCGCCAACGTGTTCGAGGGCGCGCGCCGCTGGGGGTACACCTCAATGGCACTCGAACACGTGAAGTTCGGTTCGGTACTCGGCAAGGACGGGAAGCCCCTCAAGACGCGCGAGGGCGGTGCCACGGAACTGATGCAACTGCTCGAACGGGCGGTTGAACTCGGCGGCAGCCTGTTCGAGTTGATCCACTGGAAGCGCAGCGCGCAGGGGCACGACGTCCCAAACTGGGACGAGTTCGCTGAAGAAGAGAAAACCAATATCGCATCGGCGATCGGAATCGGTGCGGTGAAATACGCGGACCTGAGTCAAAACCGCACCACCGATTATACGTTCGACTTCGCGAAAATGCTCGCGACGAACGGTAACACGGCTACGTACATGCAGTACGCATACGCGCGCTGCCGTGCGATCTTCCGCAAGGGCGAGGTTAATGAATCGCGTTTCCGCACGAACCCGCCGGCGCTGATTACTTCACACGCGGCCGAACGCGCGCTAGTGCTCCAGTTGCTGCGCTTTCCGGAAGCGGTCGAAGCAGCGGCGGCGGACTACTCGCCGCACCTCATTACCAGCTATTTGTGGGATTTGGCAAAGAGTTACAGCGTGTTCTTCGAGAACTGCCCGGTGCTGAAGGCCGAGACCCCGGAACTGAAAGACAGCCGCCTGTTGCTGGTCGATCTGGTCAGCCGGGTCATCAAACAGGCGCTCGATTTACTCGGCATTCGTGTTGTCGAGCGCATGTGAATATCATGTAGGGTGGGTCGAGGTTCGCGCTTCGCGGGCCGAAGGCCCACCACCAACCAACGGCGGAAAAGGTGGGCCTTCGCCGCAAAGCCGGCTCGACCCACCCTACGAGAAACCCATGTTCGTCGATCGCGTTGAACTGTTCGTGAAGGGCGGGGACGGGGGCCGCGGGGCCTCGTCGTTCCGCCGGGAAAAATTCATCCCGCTCGGCGGGCCGGACGGCGGGGACGGGGGCAACGGCGGGTCGGTCATCGTCCGCGCCGACCCGAACGCGGACAACCTCGCCGGCCTCACGATGAAAAAGCACTGGAAGGCCAGGAGCGGCGAGGCCGGAGGGGGGGCGAAGTGCGCCGGCAAGAACGCCGAGGGCATTGTGCTGCTCGTGCCGCCGGGGACCATTGTCCGCGACCGCGAGCGCGGGCACGTGCTCAAAGACCTCGTGCAACCCGGCGACGAAGTGATCGTCGCCAAGGGCGGGCGCGGCGGGCGCGGGAACGTCCACTTCAAGAGTTCGACCAACCGCGCGCCGCGCGAGTACGAGCCGGGCGAAGAGGGCGAGGAGCGCTGGATCTCGCTCGAACTGAAGGTGATCGCGGACGCGGGCCTGGTCGGGTTCCCGAACGCGGGCAAGTCCACGTTGCTCTCGCGCGTGTCGCGCGCCACGCCGGAAATCGCCTCGTACCCGTTCACGACGAAGTCCCCGAACCTCGGCATCGTCACCATCGGCGACAACGGGTTCGTTCTCGCCGACCTGCCCGGGCTCATTGAGGGCGCGGCGCAGGGCGTGGGGTTGGGCCACGAGTTCCTGCGGCACGTCGAGCGCACGCGCGTGCTCATTCACCTCGTCGAACCGTTCCCATCGGACGGCGCCGACCCGGTCAAGAACTACCACTCGATCCGGAAGGAACTGCGCGAGTACGCAATCCCACTCGACGGCAAACCGGAAGTGGTGTGCGTGAGCAAGGCCGAACTGACCGGCGCAAACGAAGTGCGCGACCAGCTCGCCGCGGACCTCGGGCGCGAGGTACTGCTCATCTCGGCCGTAACCGGCGAGGGGCTTCAGCTCGTGGTCGGCCGCGTAGCGCAGATGCTCGACACCATCAAGCGCGAAGAGGCCGAAGCCGCCGCGCGCAAGAAGCCGATCGAGTTCTCGACCGAAGGCGCGATCCGCACCAGTGACTTCCAAACCACTTCGGTTGCGAGCATCACCCCGCCGAGCGACGAGGCCAAGCCGTGACGCCGGACGTGGTGGTGGACATTGGCAACACGCGAATGAAGTGGGGCCGGTGTACGGGCGGGCGCGTCACGGAGATGGTGTCCCTTCCGCTCGACGAACCCGAAAGTTGGACTGAACAACTCGCCCTTTGGGATTTACCAATCTCGCTGAGTTGGGCCGCGGCGAGCGTGAACCCGGCCGTCAGCGACCAGTTCCAGGCATGGGTGACGGGCGCGGACAGTGAGGTCGTGTTCCTCCGCGACTACCGCGACGTGCCGCTCAGCTACGACGTCGACCACCCGGAGCGAGTCGGAATTGATCGGCTGACGAACGCTTTCGCAGCCCACTGCTTCGCTCATCCCCACCCCGCCATTGTGATTTCGGTCGGCACCGCGGTGACCATCGACTTGATCGACGAACGGGGCGTGTTCCACGGCGGCGTCATCTTCCCCGGGCCGCGCCTGATGGCCTACTCGTTACACGCACACACGGCGAAACTCCCGCTCGTCGATGCCGACACGCTCCCCACCGTCGTTGCACCGGGTAAGAACACCACGGACGCGATCCTGGCCGGTATTCGCGCGGCGATCGTCGGCGCCACGATTCTGCTCGTCAATCACTACGCCGAAGACGACGCGACGCCCTGGGTGTTCGTCACCGGGGGGGCCGCGGGCGACCTCGAGCAGTTCGACTTCGGCGCGCGATTTAAGGGCACGCAGGCACTTCCGACGCTGACGCTCGAAGGTATCCGCATCGCGGCGGAGACACTGCCATGAGTGACACCACGGTGTCACTGTTGACGCCGCCCAGCGCCGGGGCGATCGCCACAATCGAAGTGCGCGGG
The Gemmata palustris DNA segment above includes these coding regions:
- the rsfS gene encoding ribosome silencing factor produces the protein MNTATLNTVSTVPAPHSARPISSALHRACLAARTIADNKGRDILVLDLRPCTPLFDYFIIATGASRRQIHTLAEETDAALRAEGDTRIGIEGYEASKWIVQDYGDIMIHVFDPDTRDYYKLEELWADAIKVDWENED
- the argS gene encoding arginine--tRNA ligase produces the protein MNLLTQIRSLFEPALTALAPDRAKVPDLLAAIKPASNADHGDYQANCAMALAKTLNRPKEAQQVAKEIIAALPANDVLEAPTVAGPGFINLRLKPDFLAKAIAGIATDAKLGVSLAVKSKRFVIDYSSPNVAKPLHVGHLRSTIIGDALTRVLRFLGHTVIADNHLGDWGTQFGILLYGYRTFLNKEAYKKNPVRELARLYVLIRNLTTTVDILSRGFTHHRDEAAFQTNAVAELTRVYINGLKRASDPDDYDDEGGAKGPPAPNPVANACREETAKLHTGDAENLKLWHEFMPPCMEEIHKVYRKLEILPFDHEHGESFYQPMLTDVVESIQAAGVSEEGEGGSLIIRFGPENVSLIRKRDGAFTYTTTDLATVKYRAETFKPDVALYVVDFRQGQHFANVFEGARRWGYTSMALEHVKFGSVLGKDGKPLKTREGGATELMQLLERAVELGGSLFELIHWKRSAQGHDVPNWDEFAEEEKTNIASAIGIGAVKYADLSQNRTTDYTFDFAKMLATNGNTATYMQYAYARCRAIFRKGEVNESRFRTNPPALITSHAAERALVLQLLRFPEAVEAAAADYSPHLITSYLWDLAKSYSVFFENCPVLKAETPELKDSRLLLVDLVSRVIKQALDLLGIRVVERM
- the obgE gene encoding GTPase ObgE yields the protein MFVDRVELFVKGGDGGRGASSFRREKFIPLGGPDGGDGGNGGSVIVRADPNADNLAGLTMKKHWKARSGEAGGGAKCAGKNAEGIVLLVPPGTIVRDRERGHVLKDLVQPGDEVIVAKGGRGGRGNVHFKSSTNRAPREYEPGEEGEERWISLELKVIADAGLVGFPNAGKSTLLSRVSRATPEIASYPFTTKSPNLGIVTIGDNGFVLADLPGLIEGAAQGVGLGHEFLRHVERTRVLIHLVEPFPSDGADPVKNYHSIRKELREYAIPLDGKPEVVCVSKAELTGANEVRDQLAADLGREVLLISAVTGEGLQLVVGRVAQMLDTIKREEAEAAARKKPIEFSTEGAIRTSDFQTTSVASITPPSDEAKP
- a CDS encoding type III pantothenate kinase, with product MTPDVVVDIGNTRMKWGRCTGGRVTEMVSLPLDEPESWTEQLALWDLPISLSWAAASVNPAVSDQFQAWVTGADSEVVFLRDYRDVPLSYDVDHPERVGIDRLTNAFAAHCFAHPHPAIVISVGTAVTIDLIDERGVFHGGVIFPGPRLMAYSLHAHTAKLPLVDADTLPTVVAPGKNTTDAILAGIRAAIVGATILLVNHYAEDDATPWVFVTGGAAGDLEQFDFGARFKGTQALPTLTLEGIRIAAETLP